In a single window of the Prinia subflava isolate CZ2003 ecotype Zambia chromosome 3, Cam_Psub_1.2, whole genome shotgun sequence genome:
- the MORC3 gene encoding MORC family CW-type zinc finger protein 3 codes for MAAKTQGGIRLSALCPKFLHTNSTSHTWPFSAIAELIDNAYDPDVSAKQIWIDKTVINDNICLTFTDNGNGMNSEKLHKMLSFGFSEKSVMNGRVPVGLYGNGFKSGSMRLGKDAIVFTKNGDTMSVGMLSQTFLEATKAEHVMVPIVTFTNQRQISDLAESKNSLKAILTHSLFSTEEKLLAELDAIMGKKGTRIIIWNLRKDKNDKPEFDFDKDKYDIRIPEDLDETGKRGYKKQERLDQIVPESDYSLRAYCSILYLKPTMQIILRGQKVKTQLVSKSLAFIEKDIYRPKFLSAKTVRITFGFNCRNKDHYGIMMYHKNRLIKAYERVGCQLKANNMGVGVVGIIECNFLKPTHNKQDFDYTNEYRLTIAALGEKLNDYWNEMKTKKNEEYPLALPVEEIQKQPDQTWVQCDACLKWRKLPDGIEHLPEKWYCSLNPDPQFRNCNVPEEPEDDDLIHPTYEKTYKKKDREKLKRRVEYSQQISNEILLKTSVSSSKDFKTFSTPNTKEALPRLIIPKSSDASVRRSLPILIQVSSPHLDADSSLKRKTQSCVTPVSLKTPRLSDRTFSNHEEEDDDEDVIILEESSTPKPSADADVPVVKTECINLDQEEKQKENSPVGEPCSASTSEVRNEQLSSATQTELPQLVVKKEEVEDIPLQVPGAGMEKEQHKVNGVPEASAEMENELKNQLQLLNREKEMYQSKCEALTKQVETLEQQLLEMNNKYVKKEMCHQATETVPSFGEADADGRSLAEVTALYEQALGEIATLREQCSTLQNLKTECSKCADGESRSEVDEMAVQLDNVFRQLDRCTTERDRYKSEIEVLEVEKNQMACQCEELKAELAQLKASIPQAVARANDSTTSNVEDSVNFSDGESLKLRSLRVNVGQLLATIMPDLDLQQVNYDIDVVDEILGQVVEQMHEISST; via the exons ATGGCGGCGAAAACACAGGGCGGGATCCGCCTGAGCGCG CTGTGCCCAAAGTTCTTGCACACCAACTCCACCAGTCACACCTGGCCCTTCAGTGCCATTGCAGAGCTCATAG ATAACGCCTACGATCCAGATGTGAGCGCCAAGCAGATCTGGATCGACAAAACCGTCATCAACGACAACATCTGCCTGACCTTCACGGACAATGGCAATGGCATGAACTCAGAGAAGCTGCACAAAATGCTCAG CTTTGGCTTCAGCGAGAAGTCGGTGATGAACGGGCGCGTCCCCGTGGGGCTGTACGGGAACGGCTTCAAGTCGGGCTCCATGCGCCTGGGCAAGGACGCCATCGTCTTCACCAAGAACGGCGACACCATGAGCGTGGGCATGCTGTCCCAGACCTTCCTGGAGGCCACCAAGGCAGAGCACGTCATGGTTCCCATCGTGACCTTCACCAACCAAC GGCAGATCAGTGACCTGGCAGAATCCAAGAACAGCCTCAAGGCCATCCTGACACATTCCCTGTTCTCTACTGAGGAGAAGTTACTGGCAGAGCTGGATGCcatcatggggaaaaaaggcacCAGGATTATCATCTGGAATCTCAGAAA AGATAAAAACGACAAACCAGAATTTGATTTTGACAAGGATAAATACGACATCAGAATTCCAGAAGACTTGGATGAAACAGGCAAAAGAGGCTACAAAAAACAGGAGAGGCTGGACCAGATTGTTCCAGAAAGTGATTACTCCCTACGA GCTTACTGCAGTATTTTGTACCTGAAGCCAACCATGCAGATCATCCTGAGAGGACAGAAGGTGAAAACACAGCTGGTTTCCAAAAGTTTGGCCTTCATCGAGAAGGATATTTACAGACCCAAATTTCTCAGT GCCAAAACAGTCAGAATTACTTTTGGATTTAACTGCAGAAACAAAGATCATTATGGAATAATGATGTACCACAAAAACAGACTCATCAAAGCTTATGAGAGAGTTGGCTGTCAGTTAAAG GCAAACAACATGGGTGTGGGTGTTGTTGGGATTATCGAGTGCAACTTCCTAAAACCAACTCACAACAAACAAGATTTTGACTACACCAATGAATACAG acTCACAATAGCAGCACTGGGAGAAAAGCTCAACGATTACTGGAACGAgatgaaaaccaagaaaaacgAGGAATACCCCTTAGCTCTGCCCGTCGAGGAGATCCA GAAACAGCCTGACCAGACGTGGGTGCAGTGTGACGCGTGCCTCAAGTGGCGGAAGCTGCCGGACGGCATCGAGCACTTGCCGGAGAAGTGGTACTGCTCCCTCAACCCCGACCCGCAATTCCG gaACTGCAACGTGCCAGAAGAACCAGAGGATGACGATTTAATACATCCCACGTATGAGAAAACCTACAAGAAAAA ggacagagaaaaaCTGAAGAGGCGAGTGGAGTACAGCCAGCAG ATCAGTaatgaaatacttttaaaaacatctgtTTCTTCAAGTAAAGACTTCAAAACCTTCTCAACTCCAAATACAAAGGAAGCTCTTCCAAGGTTAATTATACCAAAATCATCAGATGCTTCTGTTAGAAGATCTCTGCCTATTTTAATTCAAGTATCTTCCCCTCATTTGGATGCTGATAGCAG TCTCAAAAGGaagacacagagctgtgtgacCCCTGTGTCCCTAAAGACACCTCGGCTCAGTGACAGAACATTCAGCAACCACGAGGAGGAGGATGACGATGAAGATGTCATCATTTTAGAGGAGAGCAGCACTCCAAAGCCTTCAGCAGATGCCGATGTTCCTGTGGTAAAAACAGAATGTATCAACTTGGATcaggaggagaagcagaaggagaACTCTCCCGTGGGGGAACCTTGCAGTGCAAGCACTTCAGAGGTGAGAAATGAACAGCTGAGCTCGGCAACACAGACAGAGCTCCCCCAGCTGGTGgtgaaaaaggaagaggtggagGACATCCCACTCCAGgttcctggggcagggatggagaaggagcagcacaagGTCAATGGTGTTCCTGAGGCATCTGCAGAGATGGAAAACGAACTGAAAAATCAGCTGCAATTAttgaacagagaaaaagaaatgtaccAAAGCAAATGTGAAGCGTTAACCAAACAGGTGGAAACTCTGGAACAGCAGCTCTTGGAGATGAATAATAAGTACgtaaaaaaggaaatgtgccatCAGGCAACAGAGACAGTTCCCTCCTTTGGAGAAGCAGACGCTGACGGGAGGAGCTTGGCAGAGGTGACAGCTCTGTACGAGCAGGCCCTGGGGGAAATAGCAACGCTCAGGGAGCAGTGCAGCACCCTGCAGAACCTAAAGACTGAGTGCAGCAAGTGTGCTGATGGCGAGAGCAGGAGCGAGGTGGATGAGATGGCAGTGCAGCTGGACAATGTGTTCAGGCAGCTGGACAGGTGCACCACTGAGAGGGACAGGTACAAGAGCGAG ATTGAAGTCCTGGAAGTGGAGAAGAATCAAATGGCGTGTCAGTGTGAGGAGCTCAAGGCAGAGCTGGCTCAGCTGAAAGCTTCGATCCCACAGGCTGTAGCACGTGCAAATGATTCTACCACCAGTAATGTAGAAGACTCTGTAAATTTTTCTGATGGAGAAAG CCTGAAGCTCCGCTCCCTGCGAGTGAACGTGGGACAGCTCCTGGCCACCATCATGCCCGACCTGGACCTGCAGCAGGTGAATTACGACATCGACGTGGTGGATGAAATCCTGGGCCAAGTGGTGGAACAAATGCATGAAATCAGCAGTACTTAA